The following coding sequences are from one Elusimicrobiota bacterium window:
- the clpP_3 gene encoding ATP-dependent Clp protease proteolytic subunit translates to MSRKTWFTITASASNTVEIDLLDEIGAFGISTQSFLDALRPHKGKNVTFNVDCPGGSCEDGLSIYDAISEFTGKVTMNIVGTAASMASVIILAADERIIAANGRVMIHRVTAGIRGNPDQLQAGADLARQFEERIIGIYRAKLAMPEEEIRDKMKTEIGTWFFGEEAVKAGFATRSNGSTKARAFKAEWSPLFTMLPAALFDTSAPPPAHADPHPQLTPSEMKALLALAKKIGIAFADNATEDQIVTAIDAWQPPSKNVVIDFEDADVKAAFGKRITDATAADKAKITALETELANIKALLTNGPASAAGGNPAVTAPPPKKEDKVMARSAFNKLPHSERNAFMAAGGKLTDD, encoded by the coding sequence ATGTCCCGCAAAACATGGTTCACCATCACCGCCTCTGCTAGCAACACCGTCGAAATCGATCTCCTCGACGAAATCGGCGCATTCGGCATCAGCACGCAATCCTTCTTGGATGCCCTTCGCCCGCACAAAGGCAAAAACGTCACCTTCAATGTCGATTGTCCAGGCGGAAGCTGTGAGGACGGGCTCAGCATCTATGATGCCATCAGCGAGTTCACTGGCAAAGTCACCATGAACATCGTCGGCACAGCCGCCTCCATGGCATCCGTCATCATCCTCGCTGCCGATGAGCGCATCATCGCCGCCAATGGCCGCGTCATGATCCACCGCGTCACCGCCGGCATTCGTGGTAATCCCGATCAACTCCAAGCCGGTGCCGATCTCGCCCGCCAGTTTGAAGAGCGCATCATCGGCATCTACCGCGCCAAGCTCGCCATGCCCGAGGAAGAAATCCGCGACAAAATGAAGACAGAGATCGGCACTTGGTTCTTCGGCGAGGAAGCCGTCAAAGCAGGCTTCGCCACCCGCAGCAATGGCAGCACCAAGGCCCGCGCTTTCAAGGCTGAGTGGAGCCCGCTTTTCACCATGCTCCCCGCCGCCCTGTTTGACACCTCCGCGCCACCACCGGCACACGCCGATCCTCATCCTCAACTCACTCCCTCCGAAATGAAAGCACTCCTCGCCCTCGCCAAGAAGATCGGCATCGCGTTTGCCGATAACGCCACCGAAGACCAGATCGTCACCGCCATCGACGCATGGCAGCCGCCATCCAAAAACGTCGTCATCGACTTCGAAGACGCCGACGTCAAAGCCGCCTTCGGCAAGCGCATCACCGACGCCACCGCCGCCGACAAGGCCAAGATCACCGCCCTCGAAACCGAGCTCGCCAACATCAAAGCCCTGCTCACCAACGGCCCCGCCAGTGCCGCCGGTGGCAATCCAGCCGTCACCGCACCTCCTCCCAAAAAAGAGGACAAGGTCATGGCCCGCAGCGCCTTCAACAAACTCCCCCATTCTGAGCGCAATGCCTTCATGGCCGCCGGCGGCAAGCTCACGGACGACTGA